The proteins below come from a single Streptomyces sp. B3I8 genomic window:
- a CDS encoding LLM class flavin-dependent oxidoreductase codes for MNRPAEDTAADDAAADGIRGSVHGTAPVPLSVLDLVTVGAGRTATDALRTGVALARLAESRGYHRYWVAEHHSMPGVASSSPAVILAHLAAHTERIRLGSGGVMLPNHAPLVIAEQFGTLEALAPGRVDLGLGRAPGTDGATAAALRRTGRVNEGADDFPQQLMELTRFLDDDFPDGHPYSRIHAVPGPVQATSPGGVQSPHRPPVWLLGSSGFSARLAGTLGLPFAFAHHFSAQNTVPALDLYRETFRPSEVLAEPYALIGVSALATDDEKEARRQVLAAALNMVRLRTGRPGLVPTPEEAEGYDFSPMEREFVDSWNANVVHGTADEVVAGLNDLQKRTGADELMLTANAHGGDVRVRSYELIADAYGLPTTATA; via the coding sequence GTGAACCGACCGGCGGAGGACACCGCCGCGGACGACGCGGCGGCGGACGGGATCCGCGGCAGCGTGCACGGCACGGCCCCCGTACCCCTCTCCGTGCTCGACCTGGTCACCGTCGGCGCCGGGCGCACCGCCACCGACGCGCTGCGCACCGGCGTCGCCCTCGCCCGGCTCGCGGAGTCCCGCGGGTACCACCGCTACTGGGTCGCCGAGCACCACTCCATGCCCGGCGTGGCCTCCTCCTCGCCCGCCGTGATCCTCGCCCACCTGGCCGCCCACACCGAGCGCATCCGCCTCGGCTCCGGCGGCGTCATGCTGCCCAACCATGCCCCGCTCGTCATCGCCGAGCAGTTCGGCACGCTGGAGGCGCTCGCCCCGGGCCGCGTCGACCTCGGCCTCGGCCGCGCCCCCGGCACCGACGGGGCCACCGCCGCCGCGCTGCGCCGCACCGGCCGGGTCAACGAGGGCGCGGACGACTTCCCGCAGCAGCTCATGGAACTGACCCGCTTCCTCGACGACGACTTCCCCGACGGCCACCCCTACAGCCGTATCCACGCCGTGCCCGGCCCCGTGCAGGCGACCTCGCCCGGCGGCGTGCAGTCCCCGCACCGGCCGCCGGTCTGGCTGCTCGGCTCCTCCGGCTTCAGCGCGCGGCTCGCCGGCACGCTCGGACTGCCGTTCGCGTTCGCCCACCACTTCTCCGCGCAGAACACCGTGCCCGCGCTCGACCTCTACCGCGAGACGTTCCGGCCGAGCGAGGTCCTGGCGGAGCCGTACGCGCTGATCGGCGTCTCCGCGCTCGCCACGGACGACGAGAAGGAGGCCCGCCGCCAGGTGCTGGCCGCCGCCCTCAACATGGTCCGGCTGCGCACCGGCCGTCCCGGCCTCGTGCCCACGCCCGAGGAGGCGGAAGGCTACGACTTCAGCCCGATGGAGCGGGAGTTCGTCGACTCCTGGAACGCCAACGTCGTGCACGGCACCGCCGACGAGGTCGTCGCCGGTCTGAACGACCTCCAGAAGCGCACCGGCGCCGACGAGTTGATGCTCACCGCCAACGCCCACGGCGGCGACGTGCGGGTGCGGTCCTACGAGCTGATCGCCGACGCCTACGGACTGCCGACGACCGCCACCGCCTGA